One window of the Candidatus Nanopelagicales bacterium genome contains the following:
- a CDS encoding DUF3097 domain-containing protein gives MVTDRYGSDVLSADPHRRPRVPEVPGDPGLVVECAETGWCGAVVGFDKGPDGWAVLLEDRDGRARPFRLAPAAFLLEGRPVTLVRPVAASSPAAPSRTASGSVAVARQRARVARDSRIWVEGRHDAELVERVWGDDLRVEGVVVEELGGVDRLLDRATRFGPGPGRRLGVLVDHLVPGSKEARVAAEARAAFGAGVLVVGHPYVDVWQAVRPSVAGIPAWPSVPPGTPWKEGVCAALGWRADTAAAWRRLLARVDGWTDLEPDLLGRVEELIDFVTSDGEPPG, from the coding sequence GTGGTGACCGACCGGTACGGCTCCGACGTCCTCAGCGCCGACCCGCACCGTCGCCCGCGGGTCCCGGAGGTGCCGGGGGACCCGGGGCTGGTCGTGGAGTGCGCCGAGACCGGGTGGTGCGGGGCGGTCGTGGGGTTCGACAAGGGCCCCGACGGGTGGGCCGTGCTGCTGGAGGACCGAGACGGGCGGGCCCGCCCGTTCCGGCTGGCGCCGGCGGCGTTCCTGCTGGAGGGGCGCCCGGTGACGCTGGTCCGGCCCGTGGCGGCGTCCTCGCCCGCCGCCCCCTCGCGCACGGCGTCCGGGTCGGTGGCGGTGGCCCGGCAACGGGCCCGGGTCGCCCGGGACTCGCGGATCTGGGTGGAGGGCCGGCACGACGCCGAACTGGTCGAGCGGGTCTGGGGCGACGACCTGCGGGTCGAGGGCGTGGTCGTGGAGGAGCTCGGCGGCGTGGACCGCCTGCTGGACCGGGCGACGCGGTTCGGCCCGGGGCCGGGACGGCGGCTCGGGGTCCTCGTCGACCACCTGGTCCCGGGCAGCAAGGAGGCGCGGGTCGCGGCGGAGGCCCGGGCCGCGTTCGGAGCGGGCGTGCTGGTCGTCGGGCATCCGTACGTCGACGTGTGGCAGGCGGTCCGGCCCTCGGTCGCCGGCATCCCGGCCTGGCCGTCCGTCCCGCCCGGCACGCCGTGGAAGGAGGGGGTCTGCGCAGCGCTCGGGTGGCGCGCGGACACCGCGGCGGCCTGGCGGCGGCTGCTGGCCCGGGTCGACGGCTGGACCGACCTCGAGCCGGACCTGCTCGGCCGGGTGGAGGAGCTCATCGACTTCGTCACGTCGGACGGCGAGCCGCCCGGCTGA
- the hrcA gene encoding heat-inducible transcriptional repressor HrcA, whose amino-acid sequence MLDDRKLSVLRAIVEDFVESREPVGSKSLVERHNLGVSPATIRNDMAALEDEGYIAQPHTSAGRIPTDKGYRLFVDRLSAVKPLTPAERRAIHSFLDSAVDLDDVMSRTVRLLAQLTRQVALVQYPTLRSSSVRHVELVALGSHRLLLVLIADTGRVEQRVVDSSTVISEDTLADLRARLNAAVAGHRFGELGELVADLPQAFAQDERPLVLAVLATLLEAAVDRHDERVVLGGTANLTRYGDDFPHTLQPVLEALEEQVVLLRLLGEVTASDALTVRIGHENPVEGLQSTSVVAVGYGRGGDETVASLGVVGPTHMDYAGTMAQVRAVARYLGRILGEQ is encoded by the coding sequence GTGCTGGACGACCGGAAGCTGTCCGTGCTGCGCGCCATCGTCGAGGACTTCGTCGAGAGCCGGGAGCCGGTCGGGTCGAAGTCCTTGGTGGAGCGGCACAACCTCGGCGTCTCCCCGGCCACGATCCGCAACGACATGGCCGCGCTGGAGGACGAGGGCTACATCGCCCAGCCGCACACCAGCGCCGGCCGGATCCCGACGGACAAGGGCTACCGGCTGTTCGTCGACCGGCTCTCCGCGGTCAAGCCGCTGACGCCCGCCGAGCGCCGCGCGATCCACTCGTTCCTGGACTCCGCGGTCGACCTCGACGACGTGATGTCGCGCACCGTGCGACTGCTCGCCCAGCTCACCCGCCAGGTCGCGCTGGTGCAGTACCCCACGCTGCGGAGCTCCAGCGTCCGGCACGTGGAGCTCGTCGCCCTCGGCAGCCACCGGCTGCTGCTGGTCCTCATCGCCGACACCGGTCGGGTCGAGCAGCGGGTCGTCGACTCCTCGACCGTCATCTCCGAGGACACGCTGGCCGACCTGCGGGCGCGGCTCAACGCGGCGGTCGCCGGCCACCGCTTCGGCGAGCTGGGCGAGCTGGTCGCCGACCTGCCCCAGGCGTTCGCCCAGGACGAGCGGCCGCTGGTGCTGGCCGTGCTGGCCACCCTGCTCGAGGCCGCGGTGGACCGGCACGACGAGCGGGTCGTGCTCGGCGGCACCGCCAACCTCACCCGCTACGGCGACGACTTCCCGCACACCCTGCAGCCGGTGCTGGAGGCGCTGGAGGAGCAGGTCGTGCTGCTGCGCCTGCTCGGCGAGGTGACCGCGTCCGACGCGCTCACGGTGCGGATCGGGCACGAGAACCCGGTCGAGGGGCTGCAGTCCACGTCGGTCGTCGCGGTCGGCTACGGCCGCGGGGGCGATGAGACGGTGGCCAGCCTCGGCGTCGTCGGCCCCACCCACATGGACTACGCCGGGACGATGGCCCAGGTGCGGGCGGTGGCCCGTTACCTCGGGCGCATCCTCGGCGAGCAGTAG
- the dnaJ gene encoding molecular chaperone DnaJ translates to MATDYYAVLGVARDAGPDEIKRAYRKLARELHPDVNPDPVTQERFKEVTAAYEVLSDPEKRQMYDLGADPLAPGGGQAGFGGFGFGDIMDAFFGGSASRGPRPRTMRGQDALIRLQIDLNEAATGAVREIQVDTAVGCPTCAGAGTAEGTTVETCPMCRGRGEIQSVQRSFLGQVMTSRPCPQCQGFGTTIPHPCPECAGDGRVRTRRTLSVKIPAGVDTGTRIQLSGEGEVGPGGGPPGNLFVEIVEAPHPVFERRGDDLHCTLAVPMTAAALGTSLELETLDGVETLDVRAGTQPGSVTTLRGRGIPHLRGSGRGDLHVHLDVQVPTRLDARQEELLRELASLRGEEQPTGQLAPAQQGLFSRLRDAFSGR, encoded by the coding sequence GTGGCCACCGACTACTACGCGGTGCTCGGGGTCGCGCGCGACGCGGGACCGGACGAGATCAAGCGCGCCTACCGCAAGCTGGCCCGCGAGCTGCACCCCGACGTCAACCCCGACCCGGTGACGCAGGAGCGGTTCAAGGAGGTCACCGCCGCGTACGAGGTCCTGTCCGACCCCGAGAAACGGCAGATGTACGACCTCGGGGCCGACCCGCTGGCGCCCGGGGGCGGCCAGGCCGGCTTCGGCGGGTTCGGCTTCGGCGACATCATGGACGCGTTCTTCGGCGGGTCCGCCTCGCGCGGCCCGCGGCCGCGGACCATGCGCGGCCAGGACGCGCTGATCCGGCTGCAGATCGACCTGAACGAGGCCGCCACCGGCGCCGTCCGCGAGATCCAGGTGGACACCGCCGTCGGCTGCCCGACCTGCGCCGGCGCCGGCACCGCCGAGGGCACCACGGTAGAGACCTGTCCGATGTGCCGCGGCCGCGGCGAGATCCAGTCGGTGCAGCGGTCCTTCCTCGGCCAGGTGATGACGTCGCGGCCGTGCCCGCAGTGCCAGGGCTTCGGCACCACCATCCCGCACCCCTGCCCCGAGTGCGCGGGGGACGGCCGGGTCCGGACCCGGCGCACGCTGTCGGTGAAGATCCCCGCGGGCGTCGATACCGGCACCCGGATCCAGCTGTCGGGGGAGGGCGAGGTCGGTCCCGGCGGCGGCCCGCCCGGGAACCTCTTCGTGGAGATCGTCGAGGCCCCGCACCCGGTGTTCGAGCGGCGGGGCGATGACCTGCACTGCACCCTGGCCGTCCCGATGACCGCGGCCGCGCTGGGCACCTCGCTGGAACTGGAGACTCTCGACGGCGTCGAGACGCTGGACGTCCGGGCCGGCACCCAGCCGGGGTCCGTGACCACCCTGCGCGGGCGCGGCATCCCGCACCTGCGCGGGTCCGGCCGCGGCGACCTGCACGTCCACCTCGACGTGCAGGTCCCCACCCGGCTCGACGCCCGGCAGGAGGAGCTGCTGCGCGAGCTGGCCTCGCTCCGGGGCGAGGAGCAGCCGACCGGTCAGCTGGCACCGGCGCAGCAGGGCCTGTTCTCCCGCCTGCGCGACGCCTTCTCCGGCCGCTGA